CTCCGACCTGCGCAAAGTCACGGAAGAGGGCGTCTCGTTCCGCTCGCACCTGGACGGCTCGTCGCTCTTCCTGTCGCCGGAAACGGCCACCCAGGCGCAGATCGATCTGGGTGCGGACATCATCATGGCCTTCGACGAGTGTACCGAGCACCCCGCGCCTGCGGAGCGCGCCCGCGACTCCATGGAAATGACCCTGCGCTGGGCTAAACGCTCCCAGATCTACTTCGAGGCGCACAAGCACGAAGTCCCCTGGCCAGCGACTAGCGACCAGCGACTAGCGACCCAGTCTTTGTTCGGAATCATCCAGGGCGGCATGTATCCGGAACTGCGGCGGGAGTCCGCGCAACGGACCGTCGAGGCCGGCTTTCCCGGATACGCCATCGGCGGCCTGAGTGTGGGCGAGAGCCGCAGCAAGACCGCGGAGATGGTCGAGGGCACGCTGCCCCACCTGCCGCAGGACGGGCCACGCTATCTCATGGGCGTGGGCACGCCGGAGGAGATCGTGCAGTACGCGCTGATGGGCGTGGACATGATGGATTGCGTGCAGCCCACCCGCGCCGCCCGCCACGGCCTGCTCTACACCTCGGAGGGGCCGATCAACATCAAGCAGGCGCGTTATGCCGAGGACCAGGGGCCGCTCGATCCTGCTTGCTCGTGCCGCGTCTGTGCCCGCCATTCCCGCGCCTATCTCCGCCACCTGTTCGCCTCGCGCGAGCTGCTGGCTGCGGTGCTGAACAGCGTCCACAACCTGGCCTTCTACCTTGACACCATGCGCAGGCTGCGGCATTCTATAAGGCTTGGGGACTTAGCTGGATTTCTTTCTGGCGTCCGTACGCGAAGCCTGAACTCCCCGGATTGAACCCCAAGGGGACGCCGGCCTGGCAGGACAATCCCGCGGCAAGGTCACTTCGAAAGGATAATCGCGTCGGCGGCCACCCGCGACGCAGCGCGCGTTCGATGGAGTTACTGGGTTCCCTCATGCAGGCACAGGGCGGGCAGGGCGGAAGCTTTGCCGCGCTGGCCCTACCGCTGCTGTTCATCTTCGGCATCTTCTATTTCCTCCTCATCCTCCCCCAGCAGAAGCGGCAGAAGAAGTGGCAGGGGATGATCAACGAGCTCAAGGCGGGCGATTTCGTCACCACCAGCGGCGGCATCCAGGGCCGCATCTTTTCCGTGGGCGACGATTACGTCCAGCTCCGCGTTCCTCCCGATAACCTGCGCATCCAAGTGGCCAAGGCGGCGGTGATGTCGGTCGGCGCGGAGGAAGGCAAAGAATCGAAGTAGACGCGGGCGCGCCCAGACGGCGCCGCCACACTTCAGTCGGGCAGGGTAACGGGTTTCATGCAGAAGAATCTCGCGATCAAAGCAGTCTTCATCATCGCCGTGATGCTGGTGTTCCTGTTCGGCATCTTGGGCGTCCCCAAGGGCTTCTCCGGTTCCGCCCTGGCAACGGCGGTGCAGGACCGCATCCACCTGGGCCTCGACCTGAAGGGCGGCACCCACCTGATCCTCCAGGTGATGGTCAGCGACGCGGTGAACGCCGACTCCGACCACGCCATCGAACGTCTGAAGGAGGAGATGCGGGCCCGCAATGTCAATTACAGCGACATCTTCAAGCCTGACCCGGCCGTCCAGCCCGACCGCATCCAGATCAAAGGCGTGGCTCCGGAGTCCGGCGGCGACCTGCGCAGCGTCGTGCAGGACCGCCTCCCCGAGTACAACTTGGCTTCCGGGGCGGAGAACTCCTGGACGCTGAGTCTGAAGCCGAGCCAGCTGGCTGAGCTGAAGGACCGCGCCGTCAAGCAGGCCATCGAGACCATCCGCAACCGCATCGACCAGCTTGGGGTCAGCGAGCCGGTCATCCAGGAGCATGGCCTGGGCGAGTATCAGATCCTGGTGCAGCTGCCGGGGGTGGACGACCCCGCGCGGGTAAAAGAGATTATGCAGTCCACCGCCATGCTGGAGATCCGGCAGTCCTTTGGCGGTCCCTACGCCAGCGAGCAGGAGGCGTTGCAGGCCAACAACGGCGTCCTCCCGCCCGACACCATCCTGATGAAGGGCCGGAGCATCGGCGCACGCAACCAGGAAGGCGTTGCCAGGGACGAGTTTTATGTCATCTCCCGCAGCTCGGCGGTGACCGGGCGCGACCTGCGCGACGCCAAGCCCAGCCGCGATGAGAACGGGCGCCCCGACGTCACCTTCCTGCTGACCGGAGAGGGCGGGCGGCGCTTCGCCAACTTCACCGGCGCCCACGTGGGCGATTCCCTGGCGGTGGTGCTCGACAACAAGGTCATGGAAGTGGCCCGCATCGAGAACCAGATCCACGACGAAGGCCGCATCGTCGGCGCCTTCACTGAGCAGCAGGCCAAGGACCTGGGCATGGTGCTGCGCTCGGGCGCGCTGCCGGCTTCCATCCGCTACCTGGAAGAGCGCACCGTCGGCCCCTCGCTGGGGCTGGATTCGATCCGCCACGGCATCCTGGCCGCCATCATCGGCATGGGCGCGGTCATGGTCTTCATGCTGCTCTATTACAAGGGGGCGGGCATCAATGCCGACCTGGCCTTGCTGATGAACCTGATCATCCTGGTCGGGTTCCTGGGTTTCAGCGGCGCCACCCTGACCCTGCCGGGCATCGCGGGCGTCATCCTGACCATCGGCATGGGCGTGGAT
This is a stretch of genomic DNA from Terriglobales bacterium. It encodes these proteins:
- the tgt gene encoding tRNA guanosine(34) transglycosylase Tgt — its product is SDLRKVTEEGVSFRSHLDGSSLFLSPETATQAQIDLGADIIMAFDECTEHPAPAERARDSMEMTLRWAKRSQIYFEAHKHEVPWPATSDQRLATQSLFGIIQGGMYPELRRESAQRTVEAGFPGYAIGGLSVGESRSKTAEMVEGTLPHLPQDGPRYLMGVGTPEEIVQYALMGVDMMDCVQPTRAARHGLLYTSEGPINIKQARYAEDQGPLDPACSCRVCARHSRAYLRHLFASRELLAAVLNSVHNLAFYLDTMRRLRHSIRLGDLAGFLSGVRTRSLNSPD
- the yajC gene encoding preprotein translocase subunit YajC — encoded protein: MQAQGGQGGSFAALALPLLFIFGIFYFLLILPQQKRQKKWQGMINELKAGDFVTTSGGIQGRIFSVGDDYVQLRVPPDNLRIQVAKAAVMSVGAEEGKESK
- the secD gene encoding protein translocase subunit SecD, with product MQKNLAIKAVFIIAVMLVFLFGILGVPKGFSGSALATAVQDRIHLGLDLKGGTHLILQVMVSDAVNADSDHAIERLKEEMRARNVNYSDIFKPDPAVQPDRIQIKGVAPESGGDLRSVVQDRLPEYNLASGAENSWTLSLKPSQLAELKDRAVKQAIETIRNRIDQLGVSEPVIQEHGLGEYQILVQLPGVDDPARVKEIMQSTAMLEIRQSFGGPYASEQEALQANNGVLPPDTILMKGRSIGARNQEGVARDEFYVISRSSAVTGRDLRDAKPSRDENGRPDVTFLLTGEGGRRFANFTGAHVGDSLAVVLDNKVMEVARIENQIHDEGRIVGAFTEQQAKDLGMVLRSGALPASIRYLEERTVGPSLGLDSIRHGILAAIIGMGAVMVFMLLYYKGAGINADLALLMNLIILVGFLGFSGATLTLPGIAGVILTIGMGVDSNVLIFERIREELRNGKTAPSAVDQGFGRAWLTIIDTHVTTIVSAFILFIFGTGPVRGFAVTLTFGLLANLFTAVFVSRVIFDWVLTRHQRGEALSI